In Niallia sp. FSL W8-0635, one genomic interval encodes:
- a CDS encoding YibE/F family protein — MKQMMKLLTEMSKKMKCFISGVLLIFIGSIIFVHNNYSFYDRPIVEVVKTELLDQAEIKDHFNNKDHLFTQQIIGEIKNGEEKGNKIYLINEFTSSKANNDEYHVGNELFVHIDSTLGENGYLKGSVHDVKRDKYLLMITWVFIFSLLFVGKKQGLFSLFSLVINAIILSIALDIYVNNSEKSLLIICSISVIIFTIISLILVSGRNEKTYAAIIATLLGTFISLAITYFVLWLTSEKGLRYEELQFITRPYKLVFLAGLFLGSLGAVMDVAITMSSSIFGLYEKNNNISVKALITSGREIGKDIMGTMTNILLFAYISGTIPMLILYFKNTSPLGFTLSMNLSLELARALAGGIGIVLTIPIGLYITIFFVNRKRASG; from the coding sequence TTGAAACAAATGATGAAACTATTAACGGAAATGAGCAAGAAAATGAAATGCTTTATTAGTGGCGTTTTACTTATCTTTATAGGCTCTATTATTTTTGTTCATAACAACTACTCCTTTTATGATAGACCTATAGTGGAAGTAGTAAAAACAGAACTACTAGACCAAGCCGAAATAAAGGATCATTTTAATAATAAGGATCATTTATTTACCCAGCAGATTATTGGCGAGATAAAAAATGGGGAGGAAAAAGGCAACAAAATATATTTAATAAATGAATTTACTTCCTCGAAGGCCAATAATGATGAATATCATGTAGGAAACGAGTTATTTGTTCATATCGACTCCACACTAGGAGAGAATGGTTATCTCAAAGGAAGTGTTCACGATGTAAAAAGGGATAAGTATTTGTTGATGATTACATGGGTTTTTATTTTTTCCTTGCTATTTGTAGGAAAAAAACAAGGACTGTTTTCTCTGTTTAGTTTGGTGATTAACGCCATTATCCTTTCTATTGCGTTGGATATATATGTGAACAATTCAGAGAAGAGTCTCCTAATAATTTGCAGTATAAGCGTTATTATATTTACTATTATTTCCCTAATACTCGTAAGCGGAAGAAATGAAAAAACATATGCAGCGATTATAGCAACCTTATTAGGCACTTTTATTTCTCTGGCGATTACTTACTTTGTTTTATGGCTAACTTCAGAAAAAGGTCTTCGCTATGAGGAGCTACAATTTATCACTCGTCCTTATAAATTGGTATTTCTGGCAGGATTATTTCTAGGTTCACTTGGAGCTGTTATGGACGTAGCTATTACGATGTCTTCTTCTATATTTGGATTGTATGAAAAAAATAACAATATATCGGTTAAAGCTTTAATAACATCAGGTAGAGAAATTGGAAAAGATATAATGGGGACCATGACGAATATTTTGCTCTTTGCCTATATAAGTGGAACTATTCCAATGCTTATCCTTTATTTTAAAAATACCTCGCCATTAGGTTTTACTCTCTCCATGAACCTATCATTAGAATTGGCTCGGGCACTAGCCGGTGGTATAGGAATTGTGTTAACAATTCCGATAGGTTTATATATAACTATTTTCTTCGTTAACAGAAAGAGGGCAAGCGGATGA
- a CDS encoding DUF423 domain-containing protein, producing the protein MKAFIIIGAINALLSVGLGAFGAHGLEGKIPDKYLETWKTGVTYQMFHSTGLILIGLLLGKFPESSLLNWAGWLMFIGIILFAGSLYILAVTQIKVLGAITPLGGVAFLTAWLLVIIAAWKWM; encoded by the coding sequence ATGAAAGCTTTTATCATTATTGGAGCGATTAATGCATTATTGTCCGTTGGTTTAGGGGCATTTGGTGCACATGGTCTAGAAGGAAAAATTCCTGATAAATACTTGGAAACATGGAAAACAGGGGTAACCTATCAAATGTTCCATAGTACCGGCTTAATTCTAATTGGTTTGCTTCTAGGGAAGTTTCCAGAAAGTAGCTTATTAAACTGGGCAGGGTGGCTAATGTTTATCGGTATTATTCTATTTGCAGGAAGCTTATACATATTGGCAGTTACCCAGATTAAAGTACTAGGAGCTATTACACCATTAGGCGGCGTAGCATTTTTGACAGCATGGCTATTAGTTATAATCGCTGCGTGGAAGTGGATGTAA
- a CDS encoding YwdI family protein gives MNISVQQLLAKIEDQLVEAKTSNTDARIRERVYAIKSLCELVLEQEGKESVTYQQPVQQPSFQAMQEPLTIPKQTIQTQTNKIKMDEGNGDSLFDF, from the coding sequence ATGAATATATCTGTACAGCAATTATTAGCAAAGATAGAGGATCAGCTAGTAGAAGCAAAAACAAGTAACACGGATGCAAGAATAAGAGAAAGAGTTTACGCTATTAAGTCCTTATGTGAATTAGTACTAGAACAAGAGGGAAAAGAAAGTGTAACCTACCAGCAGCCCGTTCAGCAGCCATCCTTCCAAGCAATGCAAGAACCATTAACCATTCCAAAACAAACGATACAGACACAAACAAATAAAATAAAGATGGACGAAGGAAATGGCGATTCCTTATTTGATTTTTAG
- a CDS encoding uracil-DNA glycosylase, which produces MDKNKVNCYKCKFYYVTWDSQFPKGCKAFQFKGRTMPSVEVKRASGQECLRFQAKGGMK; this is translated from the coding sequence ATGGACAAGAATAAGGTAAATTGTTATAAATGTAAATTCTACTATGTTACATGGGATAGTCAGTTCCCTAAAGGATGTAAGGCGTTCCAATTTAAAGGAAGAACGATGCCATCCGTTGAAGTAAAAAGAGCATCTGGACAAGAATGCCTTCGTTTCCAGGCAAAAGGAGGGATGAAATGA
- a CDS encoding uracil-DNA glycosylase, with protein sequence MAASWEQLVEMERQKDYFIQLEAFLEMEYRESTIYPKREDIFNSLSFTPYDEVKVVILGQDPYHGPNQAHGLSFSVKPEVKIPPSLKNIYKELHDDLGCPIPNHGYLKSWADQGVLLLNTVLTVRAGQANSHRGKGWEVFTDKVIKMLNDRDKPVIFVLWGNPAQKKLAFINQEKHGIILSTHPSPLSAHRGFLGSRPFSTINRMLENRGDTPINWCIDDFLEKE encoded by the coding sequence ATGGCTGCATCATGGGAACAGTTAGTAGAAATGGAGCGCCAAAAGGATTACTTTATCCAATTAGAAGCATTCTTAGAAATGGAATATAGAGAATCTACTATTTATCCAAAACGGGAAGATATCTTTAATAGTTTATCGTTCACACCTTATGACGAAGTGAAAGTAGTCATTTTAGGACAGGATCCCTATCATGGTCCGAATCAAGCACATGGATTAAGCTTCTCTGTTAAGCCAGAAGTGAAAATACCCCCATCCTTAAAAAATATTTATAAGGAGCTACATGATGATTTGGGCTGTCCTATTCCAAATCATGGCTATTTAAAAAGCTGGGCAGACCAAGGGGTCCTATTACTAAATACGGTTTTAACGGTTCGCGCTGGACAAGCGAATTCCCATCGTGGAAAAGGGTGGGAAGTATTTACTGATAAAGTGATAAAAATGCTGAACGATAGAGATAAGCCAGTTATTTTTGTATTATGGGGCAATCCTGCCCAAAAGAAGCTTGCATTCATTAACCAAGAAAAGCATGGCATTATTTTATCTACTCATCCGAGCCCCCTTTCAGCTCACCGAGGTTTTTTAGGAAGCAGACCGTTTTCTACCATTAATAGAATGCTTGAAAATAGAGGGGATACTCCTATCAATTGGTGCATAGATGATTTTTTAGAAAAAGAATAA
- a CDS encoding DUF4230 domain-containing protein, whose product MVNKREKEQINRELRAGKKEQASATMEINNTRGIRFPKFGLYRVKNRLNKKIMLFLSIIVVLLIVGIVGLWKIAFPKEPVVRTGAYLEQMKDLSTLATSQAFVKTILEKEDNEIFGKGIETNIPGTKRKILLVVPGTLTAGVDLSAITEDQFELNEEEKSMRILLPKADFLQEPSINFDEVETYSVSGIFRGDVKWEEAYSLMDEAKEIMKEEAIEQGILVKAEENAEKTLKEFYGRLGYSVQVSFEEE is encoded by the coding sequence ATGGTAAACAAAAGAGAAAAGGAACAAATTAATCGAGAACTAAGAGCAGGGAAAAAGGAACAAGCAAGTGCAACAATGGAGATAAATAACACAAGAGGGATTCGTTTTCCCAAATTTGGTTTATATAGAGTAAAGAATCGGCTAAATAAAAAAATCATGCTATTTTTAAGTATTATAGTCGTACTTTTAATAGTCGGGATAGTTGGACTGTGGAAAATTGCTTTTCCAAAAGAGCCAGTTGTAAGAACAGGTGCTTATCTAGAACAAATGAAGGATCTATCCACATTAGCCACTTCTCAAGCCTTTGTAAAAACAATCTTAGAAAAAGAAGACAATGAGATTTTTGGAAAAGGAATTGAAACAAATATCCCAGGTACAAAGCGAAAAATATTGTTGGTTGTACCTGGTACATTGACAGCTGGAGTGGATTTATCTGCGATAACAGAAGATCAATTTGAACTAAACGAAGAAGAGAAAAGCATGCGCATTCTATTGCCAAAAGCAGATTTCCTACAAGAGCCTTCTATTAATTTTGATGAAGTAGAGACTTATTCCGTTTCTGGTATTTTTAGAGGAGACGTGAAATGGGAAGAGGCTTATAGCTTAATGGATGAAGCAAAGGAAATCATGAAGGAAGAGGCAATCGAACAAGGGATTTTAGTTAAAGCAGAGGAAAATGCTGAAAAAACATTGAAGGAATTCTATGGAAGACTAGGATATTCTGTTCAAGTAAGCTTTGAAGAGGAATGA
- a CDS encoding general stress protein: MYKVEIVENGVQATNIINALENQGYKKENIYIFAHDKDRSEDLTNATETGNVSMKEQGLLDSISNVFRKRGDELRSKMQSVGLTEAEASKYEEVLDTGKLVIVGSLEQLQ; this comes from the coding sequence ATGTATAAAGTTGAAATAGTAGAAAATGGTGTACAAGCAACCAATATTATTAATGCATTAGAAAACCAAGGCTACAAAAAGGAGAATATTTATATTTTCGCACATGATAAAGACCGCTCAGAAGATTTAACAAATGCGACGGAAACAGGAAATGTATCCATGAAGGAACAAGGGTTACTTGATTCCATCAGCAATGTTTTCCGAAAAAGAGGCGACGAATTGCGTTCCAAAATGCAATCAGTCGGATTAACCGAAGCAGAAGCATCTAAATACGAGGAAGTTTTAGATACAGGTAAACTAGTTATTGTTGGTTCGCTCGAACAACTCCAATAA
- a CDS encoding MoeB/ThiF family adenylyltransferase, protein MEQSRYSRQMLFTSIGAEGQKVIGAKHVLIIGAGALGSSLAEMLCRSGIGSLTIIDRDYVEKSNLQRQQLYTEDDAKERMPKAIAAERRLKEINKECYVQGIVGEATVDLLEKLAEKADLIMDATDNMEIRMILNDLAVKHDIPWIYGACVGSSGMSYTIIPEETPCLHCLLKTMPMTGMTCDTVGIIAPAVQLVVTHQVTEALKLLIGDKSALRGTFLTFDLWENEYQNIKVNRAKRVDCPTCGENRTYPFLEKENQTKVAVLCGRETVQIRPSNPKAIPFQQLAESFQKKGYAVKQNPFLLSVQLESNRVVFFKDGRALIHETNDMVYAKTLYDQLLG, encoded by the coding sequence GTGGAGCAAAGTAGGTATTCCCGCCAGATGTTATTTACCTCTATTGGAGCGGAAGGACAGAAAGTAATAGGAGCAAAGCATGTATTAATAATCGGGGCAGGAGCTTTAGGCTCGTCTCTTGCAGAGATGCTATGTAGAAGTGGGATTGGGAGTCTTACTATTATAGATCGAGACTATGTGGAAAAAAGCAATTTACAGCGCCAGCAATTGTATACAGAAGACGACGCGAAGGAACGTATGCCGAAAGCGATTGCTGCTGAAAGAAGATTAAAGGAAATTAATAAAGAATGCTATGTTCAAGGGATTGTTGGGGAAGCGACGGTAGATTTATTGGAAAAGCTAGCTGAAAAAGCGGATTTAATAATGGATGCTACAGATAATATGGAGATAAGAATGATCCTAAATGATCTAGCTGTGAAGCATGATATTCCTTGGATTTATGGCGCTTGTGTTGGGAGCTCAGGAATGAGCTACACAATCATACCAGAAGAAACCCCTTGCTTACATTGTCTATTAAAAACAATGCCTATGACAGGGATGACTTGCGATACGGTAGGAATCATTGCCCCTGCCGTTCAACTAGTGGTAACTCATCAAGTAACCGAAGCACTAAAGCTGTTAATCGGAGACAAGAGTGCATTACGTGGAACTTTTTTGACCTTTGATTTATGGGAAAATGAATACCAAAACATAAAAGTTAATCGTGCAAAGAGAGTAGATTGTCCTACGTGTGGAGAAAATCGGACCTATCCCTTTTTAGAAAAAGAAAATCAAACAAAGGTAGCTGTTTTATGCGGAAGAGAAACGGTACAGATTCGTCCTTCTAATCCTAAAGCTATCCCTTTTCAACAGCTTGCAGAAAGTTTTCAAAAGAAAGGATATGCAGTGAAACAAAATCCCTTTCTACTATCTGTTCAGTTAGAAAGTAACAGGGTAGTGTTTTTTAAGGACGGAAGAGCGTTAATACATGAAACAAATGATATGGTATATGCAAAAACGCTATATGATCAATTACTAGGTTAG
- the moaD gene encoding molybdopterin converting factor subunit 1 has translation MITLLFFAGVKETIGSEAIRIDGKQQTIAQIKEYLLHTYPTLSLQGVMVAVNEEFALDEDIVEGNDTVAFIPPVSGG, from the coding sequence TTGATTACATTGCTTTTTTTTGCTGGGGTAAAAGAGACGATAGGAAGTGAAGCAATAAGAATAGATGGGAAGCAACAGACGATAGCTCAAATTAAGGAGTACTTATTACATACTTATCCTACTCTTTCTCTTCAAGGTGTTATGGTTGCGGTTAATGAAGAATTTGCACTGGATGAGGATATAGTGGAGGGAAACGATACAGTAGCATTTATTCCACCTGTTAGTGGGGGCTAA
- a CDS encoding molybdenum cofactor biosynthesis protein MoaE, with protein MSFEIVDHPINIQTVIDKVIRRNAGAVTTFIGTVREMTEGKKTLSLTYEAYIPMAMKKLEQIGEEVKGKWDDIEMAISHRIGKLEISDVAVVIAVSTPHRKDAYEANQYAIERIKEIVPIWKKEHWETGEEWIGNQKGTKMYVNGKPSEEDLH; from the coding sequence ATGAGCTTTGAAATAGTAGATCATCCAATTAATATACAAACTGTTATTGATAAAGTAATAAGAAGAAATGCGGGAGCTGTTACTACTTTTATTGGTACAGTAAGGGAAATGACAGAAGGGAAAAAAACACTTTCTCTAACATATGAAGCATATATTCCAATGGCGATGAAAAAATTGGAACAAATCGGTGAGGAAGTCAAGGGAAAGTGGGATGATATTGAAATGGCAATCTCCCATCGAATAGGGAAGCTAGAAATCAGTGATGTTGCAGTAGTTATCGCTGTTTCAACCCCTCATCGCAAGGATGCGTATGAAGCAAATCAATATGCGATAGAAAGGATAAAGGAAATTGTTCCTATTTGGAAAAAAGAGCATTGGGAAACGGGAGAAGAGTGGATTGGAAATCAAAAAGGTACCAAAATGTATGTAAATGGTAAGCCGAGTGAGGAGGATTTACATTGA
- the pdxK gene encoding pyridoxine/pyridoxal/pyridoxamine kinase, translated as MKKVLTLAGSDTSGGAGIQADLKTFQELGVYGMTALTTIVTMDPKNHWHHNVFPQDINTVNAQLETVLSVGIDAMKTGMLGSVEIIETAAKLIDENNIKNVVIDPVMICKGEDEVLHPETADALRELLVPRATVVTPNLFEAWQLAKTDKPIKTVEDLKEAAVKIHELGPKYVLIKGGSKLGHEKAIDLLYDGNEFTILESELIDTTYTHGAGCTNSAAITAELAKGASVEEAVQTAKDFITAAIRNGFKLNEYVGPTMHGAYRNEKEKLSTK; from the coding sequence ATGAAGAAAGTATTAACTTTAGCAGGTTCTGACACAAGTGGTGGTGCAGGTATTCAAGCAGATTTAAAAACATTTCAAGAACTAGGTGTTTATGGAATGACTGCCTTAACAACAATTGTTACAATGGATCCAAAGAATCATTGGCACCATAATGTTTTCCCGCAGGATATCAATACCGTTAACGCTCAATTAGAAACCGTTCTATCCGTTGGAATTGATGCAATGAAAACAGGAATGCTTGGATCTGTCGAAATCATTGAAACAGCAGCTAAGCTAATCGATGAAAATAATATTAAAAATGTGGTCATCGATCCAGTTATGATTTGTAAGGGAGAAGATGAAGTACTTCATCCAGAAACAGCTGATGCCCTTCGTGAATTACTTGTACCAAGAGCAACTGTCGTAACACCTAACCTTTTCGAAGCTTGGCAGCTAGCTAAAACGGATAAACCAATTAAAACAGTAGAAGATTTAAAAGAAGCTGCAGTAAAAATCCATGAACTCGGACCAAAATATGTTCTAATTAAAGGCGGAAGCAAATTAGGCCATGAGAAAGCAATCGATCTTCTGTATGATGGAAATGAATTTACGATTTTAGAAAGCGAACTAATTGATACTACGTATACGCATGGAGCAGGCTGCACAAACTCTGCTGCTATTACGGCTGAACTAGCAAAAGGTGCTTCAGTAGAAGAAGCTGTTCAAACTGCAAAAGACTTTATTACTGCAGCTATCCGCAATGGCTTTAAATTAAATGAGTATGTGGGACCAACCATGCATGGAGCGTATCGCAACGAAAAGGAAAAGCTTAGTACTAAGTAA
- a CDS encoding YojF family protein, whose translation MEFVQIEKVQEVIERLSEKEIYIHLETTNGAYANHNDETFFNSGAYIRNAKLSYEYGKITGNGPYRIGLKTAIGWIYAEGITHYEVDDKKRLLLAGLDFTGKLAVALEISETPFE comes from the coding sequence TTGGAATTTGTACAAATTGAAAAAGTACAAGAAGTAATCGAGCGTTTAAGCGAAAAAGAAATATATATTCACCTAGAAACGACTAATGGCGCCTATGCAAACCATAATGATGAAACCTTCTTTAACTCCGGTGCTTATATCCGTAATGCAAAGCTATCCTATGAATATGGCAAAATTACAGGAAACGGGCCTTATCGAATAGGCTTAAAAACTGCTATTGGCTGGATTTATGCGGAAGGTATTACCCATTATGAAGTGGATGACAAAAAAAGATTGTTATTAGCAGGCTTAGATTTTACCGGGAAATTAGCAGTTGCATTGGAAATAAGTGAAACCCCATTTGAATAA
- the bshB2 gene encoding bacillithiol biosynthesis deacetylase BshB2, producing METERQVLVIFPHPDDEAFGVSGTISKFIHEGVPVTYACLTLGQMGRNLGNPPFATRESLPEIRKNELQEAARAMGLEDLRMLGYRDKTIEFLKEDVLVDEFTSLLDELDPSLVITFYPGYSVHPDHDATGAAVVKAIEKREASKRPKLYCVAFSKNCEEDLGQPDIEIDVQSFAEQKVATIAAHLSQTQQYAATLQEGLNNQEPDVLTRLYTERYWTYKF from the coding sequence ATGGAGACAGAAAGACAAGTATTAGTTATTTTCCCCCATCCAGACGATGAAGCATTTGGTGTATCCGGAACAATTTCTAAATTTATACATGAAGGAGTTCCAGTTACTTATGCGTGTTTAACACTTGGTCAAATGGGAAGAAATTTAGGAAATCCCCCTTTTGCTACAAGAGAATCCTTGCCAGAAATACGTAAAAATGAGTTGCAGGAAGCTGCAAGAGCAATGGGATTAGAGGATTTACGTATGCTCGGATATCGAGATAAAACAATCGAATTCTTAAAGGAGGATGTTCTAGTTGATGAATTCACTTCTTTACTAGATGAACTAGATCCTTCTTTAGTCATTACCTTCTATCCTGGATATTCTGTTCACCCAGATCATGATGCTACAGGAGCAGCAGTTGTGAAAGCAATAGAAAAAAGAGAAGCATCTAAACGGCCAAAACTTTACTGTGTAGCCTTTTCTAAAAATTGTGAGGAAGACCTTGGACAACCGGATATTGAAATCGATGTTCAAAGTTTTGCAGAGCAGAAGGTCGCAACAATTGCTGCCCATCTTTCCCAAACGCAGCAATATGCGGCCACTCTTCAAGAAGGATTAAATAATCAAGAACCTGATGTTTTAACTCGATTATATACAGAAAGATACTGGACGTATAAATTTTAA
- a CDS encoding alpha/beta hydrolase gives MKNNHQAYEERNNQIILEPAAKQFTEDTANPPYLFDLEPEQGRITVDEVQSGEIDKLPVEEKELFIEGGPTNQVSIKIVRPKHTSTTKLPVILYTHGAGWVFGNAHTHDRLIRELAVGSNAAVVFTNYSLSPEARYPIAIEEVYTVLEWIAEKGADYYFDTNNISVAGDSVGGNMSAAITLMAKERKGPVINKQLLFYPVTDAAFETESYHQFAEGFFLRRDGMQWFWDQYTTNEEERAEITASPLRATKEQLSGLPKALIITAEADVLRDEGEAYANKLREAGVEVTAARFGGIIHDFVMLHALAHTEAAKGALLLANAWLKA, from the coding sequence ATGAAAAACAATCATCAAGCATATGAAGAACGTAATAATCAAATTATATTAGAACCAGCGGCTAAACAGTTTACAGAAGATACGGCTAACCCTCCATACTTATTCGATTTGGAGCCTGAACAAGGAAGAATAACGGTAGACGAAGTACAATCTGGAGAGATAGATAAATTACCTGTAGAAGAAAAGGAATTGTTTATTGAAGGTGGACCAACAAACCAAGTTTCTATAAAAATTGTTCGTCCAAAACATACATCTACAACGAAGCTACCAGTTATTTTATATACACACGGAGCAGGTTGGGTGTTTGGAAATGCCCATACACATGATCGTTTAATTCGTGAACTAGCGGTTGGATCAAATGCAGCTGTTGTATTTACGAATTATAGCCTTTCTCCAGAAGCAAGATATCCAATTGCAATTGAAGAAGTATATACTGTATTGGAATGGATTGCTGAAAAAGGAGCGGACTATTATTTTGATACAAATAATATTTCTGTAGCAGGTGACAGCGTCGGAGGGAATATGTCGGCTGCAATTACATTAATGGCAAAAGAACGTAAAGGTCCAGTTATAAATAAACAATTATTATTTTATCCTGTAACAGATGCAGCTTTTGAAACAGAATCCTATCATCAGTTTGCAGAAGGATTCTTTTTAAGAAGAGATGGGATGCAATGGTTCTGGGATCAATATACTACAAACGAAGAAGAAAGAGCAGAAATTACAGCATCTCCTTTACGAGCAACGAAAGAGCAATTAAGTGGGCTACCAAAGGCTTTAATCATCACAGCAGAGGCTGATGTATTAAGAGATGAAGGGGAAGCCTATGCCAATAAGCTTCGAGAAGCAGGAGTAGAGGTAACAGCTGCTCGCTTTGGCGGAATCATTCATGACTTTGTAATGCTCCATGCATTAGCGCATACAGAAGCAGCCAAAGGAGCTTTATTGCTTGCTAATGCTTGGTTAAAAGCCTAA
- a CDS encoding SRPBCC family protein, translating into MADFNASVIICEPIEEVFAYFADMANAPEYMNKVETTEKQTDEPIGVGTKYKEIRNVRGNKVYAEIDYLAYEKNVGFTRRSSSNGLTVDYAYRFSEIPEGTQVEFEGTVHVKGLKMRLMRNFLVKMVKSEDSDHVQNAKEVLEGTVESL; encoded by the coding sequence ATGGCTGATTTTAATGCGAGTGTTATTATATGTGAGCCCATAGAAGAAGTGTTTGCATACTTTGCAGATATGGCAAACGCTCCAGAATACATGAATAAAGTAGAAACAACAGAGAAGCAGACAGATGAGCCGATAGGGGTTGGCACGAAATATAAAGAAATAAGAAATGTACGCGGGAATAAGGTATATGCAGAAATAGATTATCTTGCATATGAAAAAAATGTAGGATTTACACGTCGAAGCAGTTCTAATGGATTAACTGTTGACTATGCTTATCGTTTTTCAGAGATTCCTGAAGGTACTCAAGTAGAGTTTGAAGGAACTGTTCATGTTAAGGGTCTTAAAATGCGACTAATGAGAAATTTCCTTGTGAAAATGGTCAAATCAGAAGATAGTGATCATGTGCAAAATGCAAAAGAAGTGTTAGAAGGAACAGTAGAAAGTTTGTAG